From the Euphorbia lathyris chromosome 6, ddEupLath1.1, whole genome shotgun sequence genome, one window contains:
- the LOC136232145 gene encoding uncharacterized protein gives MAVSFSCKDIVSSICNVLGRLPSASRVREQVPLPTAMEGIEKRAIEIINFAEGALRRDAERAKELENLGTELATQKSLYDDVQGKVKALEGACQKAMSEKEEALKSLQAKSDELQKVLDDLNSSKEALEMQKKRAEEILAEDGARIYWYGERIHAAYEHGHPDRILNRPKVPIPEKDLTEKWDKLEAEDADMDEVLLLDWQSFQASPISCEIPNQNAEEEVPQGVSQSEQEVPLSEAVTDSRVEDSLEANPPTGGDEGAAEGEEGNRGEGEEAVA, from the exons atggccgtgagtttctcctgtaaggacattgtttcttccatatgcaatgtccttgggcgactcccctctgcttcccgcgtgcgagaacaagtaccgcttcctactgctatggaggggatcgagaagcgcgccatagag attatcaatttcgcggagggcgctctccgaagggatgctgaacgagccaaagagttggagaaccttggtactgaattggcgactcagaagtcgctttatgatgatgtccaagggaaggtaaaggctcttgaaggcgcttgtcagaaggctatgagcgagaaggaggaagctctcaaatccctccaggctaagtccgacgagctgcaaaaggtccttgatgatctaaattcatccaaggaggctctggagatgcaaaagaagagggctgaggagATTCTcgctgaagatggtgctcgcatctattggtatggggagcgaattcatgccgcttatgagcatggacatccagatcgaatacttaaccgccccaaggttcccatccctgaaaaggatttaactgagaagtgggacaagctggaagccgaggatgctgatatggatgaggtactcctcttagattggcagagttttcaggcctctccaattagctgcgagatccctaatcAGAACGCGGAAGAAGAGGTACCACAAGGCGTTTCTCAgtctgagcaagaggtacctctctctgaagcggttactgattcgagggttgaggattcgcttgaagcaaatccgcccactggaggagatgagggagccgctgaaggcgaggagggcaataggggtgaaggagaggaagctgtagcgtag